From the Candidatus Binatia bacterium genome, one window contains:
- the rseP gene encoding RIP metalloprotease RseP, with protein MLTTIVAAIVVLGLLILFHELGHFLVAKWCGVGVVKFSIGFGPVLIGKRIGSTEYAISAIPLGGFVKMVGEDPDEELAAAERSIAFQHQPLWKRFAIVFAGPFANLLFAFVAFSVVFSVYGARVPTEAPKVGNVVPDMPAATAGIRPGDLVKAVDGKPIATWEELSRTIRESGAKALTLLIERNRETFEIVVTPKEREEKNLFGEVTGKAYLIGIERGLDQIEVSPLGAIRMGAQQTAWWVATIFASLAKMVQGKIPASEIGGPILIAQAAGEQARLGLEYLLNFMAVISVNLGVLNLLPVPILDGGHLLFFLIEAVRRRPLDTRYRELAQQVGLILLLALMVFAFYNDIARVLQRWG; from the coding sequence ATGCTCACTACCATTGTTGCTGCCATCGTTGTGTTGGGCTTACTGATCCTGTTTCACGAACTCGGGCACTTCCTGGTTGCCAAGTGGTGCGGGGTGGGGGTGGTGAAATTTTCCATCGGTTTTGGGCCGGTTCTGATCGGCAAGCGAATTGGGTCTACCGAATACGCAATCAGCGCCATCCCGCTCGGCGGCTTCGTGAAAATGGTGGGCGAGGACCCTGACGAGGAGCTTGCGGCGGCGGAGCGCTCCATTGCCTTCCAACACCAGCCCCTGTGGAAGCGCTTCGCGATCGTGTTCGCCGGGCCATTTGCCAACTTGTTGTTTGCTTTTGTTGCCTTCAGCGTCGTGTTCTCCGTTTATGGAGCTCGTGTACCCACCGAGGCGCCTAAGGTTGGGAACGTGGTTCCGGACATGCCCGCGGCAACCGCCGGGATTCGCCCGGGAGACTTGGTCAAAGCGGTTGATGGTAAGCCCATCGCCACCTGGGAAGAACTTTCCCGAACCATTCGGGAGAGCGGGGCCAAGGCGCTGACCTTACTCATTGAACGGAACCGTGAGACGTTCGAAATCGTCGTCACCCCGAAAGAACGCGAAGAGAAGAACTTGTTCGGTGAGGTCACGGGAAAAGCGTACTTGATCGGCATCGAACGCGGCCTCGACCAAATCGAAGTCAGTCCGCTCGGTGCAATTCGCATGGGTGCGCAGCAGACAGCTTGGTGGGTGGCAACCATCTTCGCGAGCTTGGCGAAGATGGTCCAAGGCAAAATTCCGGCTAGCGAGATTGGCGGCCCGATCCTCATCGCTCAGGCTGCCGGGGAACAAGCGCGGCTCGGCCTAGAGTATTTGCTGAACTTCATGGCCGTAATCAGCGTGAATTTGGGCGTGTTGAACTTGCTGCCCGTCCCGATTCTGGATGGCGGCCACTTGCTCTTTTTCCTCATTGAAGCGGTGCGCCGTCGCCCGCTAGACACACGCTACCGCGAGCTTGCCCAACAGGTTGGCTTAATCTTGTTGCTCGCCCTCATGGTGTTTGCGTTCTACAACGATATCGCGCGCGTGCTGCAACGCTGGGGTTAG
- a CDS encoding phosphatidate cytidylyltransferase, producing the protein MLRARLATAAVAIPLLLLVIFAPVSWPMATLVFVAGLLGAAEIANMAFARQPAEQILVVALTGLILAGALGGPASPWLALAVTTALCSGLTWVLFRRSDFEPGLRDLGLAILGALYVGLLLPHFLWLHRLPGNGAYWVVFVLALGMVGDTAGYFVGKYLGRHQLAPLVSPKKTIEGAVGIVAASILTGIACHYLILRDVPLNHILFLSTTIGVIGQIGDLCESLFKRAFGVKDSGWIFPGHGGVLDRIDSLLFPAALVYYYQVLLRGA; encoded by the coding sequence GTGCTGCGCGCTAGGCTGGCAACCGCCGCCGTCGCGATTCCACTACTGCTGCTAGTGATCTTTGCTCCCGTGTCGTGGCCGATGGCCACGCTGGTGTTCGTGGCCGGCCTCTTAGGGGCAGCGGAAATCGCCAACATGGCCTTTGCTCGGCAGCCTGCGGAACAAATCCTCGTGGTGGCCCTAACCGGCCTCATTCTTGCCGGCGCGTTGGGCGGTCCGGCCAGCCCATGGCTCGCGCTCGCAGTGACCACTGCTTTATGCAGTGGACTCACCTGGGTGCTGTTTCGCCGTTCCGATTTCGAGCCCGGCCTACGGGATCTGGGTTTGGCGATTTTGGGCGCTCTCTACGTCGGCCTTTTGCTTCCGCATTTCCTTTGGCTGCACCGGCTGCCCGGAAACGGCGCGTATTGGGTGGTCTTCGTCCTTGCGCTCGGCATGGTCGGCGACACCGCCGGTTACTTTGTCGGCAAGTACCTAGGCCGCCATCAGCTCGCTCCCCTGGTGAGCCCGAAGAAAACCATCGAAGGCGCCGTGGGAATCGTTGCAGCCAGTATTCTTACCGGGATCGCCTGCCACTACCTGATTTTGCGTGACGTCCCCCTCAACCACATTCTCTTTCTCTCCACGACGATTGGCGTGATCGGCCAGATCGGCGACCTTTGCGAATCGTTGTTCAAACGCGCCTTTGGCGTCAAAGATTCGGGTTGGATTTTCCCCGGGCACGGCGGCGTGCTGGATCGCATCGATAGCCTGCTTTTTCCCGCCGCCTTGGTATACTACTATCAGGTTTTGTTACGCGGGGCGTAG
- the tsaB gene encoding tRNA (adenosine(37)-N6)-threonylcarbamoyltransferase complex dimerization subunit type 1 TsaB — METATWLASVALSKDESVIAEWESLTRGQHAAVLLPAIRALLKDASVTLADIDAVAVSVGPGSFTGLRVGLSVAKGLAFARKIPVVAVPTLEALAYAALPAEEPILTVLDARKGEVYAAGYHPAGKVLQPWLPEVLLPFEELVSKVTHPCVVIGDAVEAYGALFRERLGDQVRVLPFPEWAPRARIVASLAGERLRQGHALGDPPEEPHYLRPAEAQVKQGRTA, encoded by the coding sequence ATGGAGACAGCCACCTGGCTTGCCAGCGTGGCGCTGAGCAAAGACGAAAGCGTTATCGCTGAGTGGGAGAGCCTGACGCGAGGCCAGCACGCGGCTGTGTTGTTACCGGCAATCCGCGCGCTTCTGAAAGATGCGAGCGTCACGCTCGCAGACATCGATGCCGTGGCGGTTTCCGTTGGACCCGGCTCCTTCACGGGTTTGCGCGTGGGGCTCAGCGTGGCCAAGGGTTTGGCTTTCGCCCGCAAAATCCCGGTCGTTGCAGTTCCCACGCTCGAGGCCCTAGCCTATGCTGCCCTGCCAGCAGAGGAACCGATTTTGACGGTGCTCGATGCACGCAAAGGGGAAGTGTACGCGGCTGGCTACCACCCAGCAGGCAAGGTTTTGCAACCCTGGTTGCCGGAAGTACTCCTGCCCTTCGAAGAGCTGGTGAGCAAGGTTACTCATCCGTGCGTTGTGATCGGTGATGCCGTAGAGGCTTACGGAGCCCTCTTTCGAGAACGACTCGGAGACCAGGTCCGCGTGCTCCCCTTTCCCGAATGGGCCCCGCGCGCCCGGATCGTTGCCAGCCTGGCCGGAGAACGGTTACGCCAGGGGCACGCGCTCGGCGACCCACCCGAAGAGCCGCACTACCTGCGGCCGGCCGAAGCGCAAGTGAAACAAGGCCGTACCGCGTAG
- the pssA gene encoding CDP-diacylglycerol--serine O-phosphatidyltransferase — protein MAIERSRTTLLHALENGSPLRKGVYLLPNLLTTGGLFAGFYSIVASLHGEFQVAAVAILIANIFDALDGRVARLTRTSTRFGIEYDSLADLVAFGVAPAMLIYCWALEPWGSWGWLAAALYLTCAALRLARFNVQFDSVEKRHFLGLPSPAAAEAIAATVLLFYRFGAYGPTDKHLLLLLVTYGLAALMVSTLPYFSFKETDLLRRQPFWTLLVAILLIKLLIAEPQVFLFVSFYGYALFGPARFLWVMSRRFASRRRSHADGSSQPPAAAHSTSTEQC, from the coding sequence ATGGCGATAGAGCGCTCCCGCACCACGCTGCTGCACGCGCTGGAAAACGGCTCACCGCTGCGGAAAGGCGTCTACCTCCTCCCCAACTTGCTCACCACCGGTGGCTTGTTTGCGGGGTTCTATTCCATCGTGGCCAGCCTTCATGGGGAGTTCCAAGTGGCCGCGGTTGCCATCCTCATTGCCAACATCTTTGATGCCCTCGACGGCCGGGTGGCGCGACTGACCCGAACCTCGACCCGCTTCGGGATCGAATACGATTCGCTGGCCGATCTTGTAGCCTTTGGCGTTGCCCCGGCCATGCTCATTTATTGCTGGGCTTTGGAACCGTGGGGTAGCTGGGGCTGGCTTGCTGCAGCACTGTATCTCACCTGCGCGGCGCTTCGCCTCGCCCGCTTTAACGTGCAGTTCGATTCGGTCGAGAAGCGTCACTTCCTCGGGCTGCCAAGCCCCGCCGCAGCGGAGGCGATCGCCGCCACTGTCCTGCTCTTCTACCGATTCGGGGCTTACGGTCCTACGGACAAACACCTGCTGCTGTTGCTCGTAACGTACGGGCTGGCGGCCTTGATGGTTAGCACGCTGCCGTACTTCAGCTTCAAGGAAACAGACTTGCTGCGCCGACAACCATTCTGGACCCTGCTGGTTGCCATCCTGCTAATCAAGCTGCTGATTGCCGAGCCGCAAGTATTTTTGTTCGTTAGTTTTTACGGATATGCACTCTTTGGCCCCGCTCGCTTCCTTTGGGTCATGAGTCGGCGCTTCGCCTCACGGCGGCGCTCCCACGCAGACGGGAGCAGCCAACCCCCAGCAGCCGCTCACTCGACTTCGACGGAGCAGTGCTAA
- a CDS encoding YebC/PmpR family DNA-binding transcriptional regulator, whose amino-acid sequence MSGHSKWHSIRHKKAAKDAKRGKLFTKLIKEITVAARLGGGDVNANPRLRTAVQTAREHSMPMENIERAIKRGTGEIEGATYEEVQYEGYGPGGVAILVQAMTDNRNRTVAEIRRLFEKAGGNLGASGCVAWMFKKRGVITVAKGAVDEERLMEIALEAGADDVSDTDGTFEILTSPENFETVKAALQQANIPIANAEVSMVAENTVRVTGQDALQAMKLLEALEDHDDVQSVASNADFDEDELQRLSA is encoded by the coding sequence ATGTCCGGGCATTCCAAATGGCATTCCATTCGCCACAAGAAGGCAGCGAAGGACGCTAAGCGGGGCAAGCTGTTTACCAAATTGATCAAGGAGATCACGGTGGCCGCCCGCCTCGGGGGCGGGGACGTCAACGCCAATCCACGCTTGCGGACTGCGGTGCAAACTGCGCGGGAGCACAGCATGCCGATGGAAAACATCGAGCGGGCAATCAAACGGGGTACCGGCGAAATCGAGGGCGCAACTTACGAGGAAGTTCAGTACGAAGGCTACGGTCCCGGCGGCGTGGCCATTTTGGTGCAAGCGATGACCGACAATCGCAACCGCACCGTGGCGGAAATTCGGCGTTTGTTCGAAAAGGCCGGCGGCAACTTAGGCGCTAGTGGGTGTGTGGCTTGGATGTTCAAGAAGCGTGGGGTGATCACGGTGGCCAAGGGCGCCGTTGACGAAGAACGGCTCATGGAAATTGCTCTCGAAGCCGGCGCCGATGATGTAAGCGACACGGACGGTACCTTCGAAATCCTCACCTCGCCAGAAAACTTCGAGACGGTGAAGGCAGCATTGCAACAGGCCAACATACCGATTGCTAACGCCGAGGTGTCGATGGTGGCGGAGAACACCGTACGGGTCACTGGGCAAGACGCTTTGCAAGCGATGAAACTGCTCGAGGCTTTGGAAGACCATGATGACGTGCAAAGCGTCGCCTCGAACGCCGACTTCGACGAGGATGAACTCCAACGCCTGAGCGCCTGA
- the ilvC gene encoding ketol-acid reductoisomerase, which yields MKVYKDSDANPEFLKGKKVAVIGYGSQGHAHAQNLRDSGIEVAVGLHRGGSSWPKAEAAGFPVMETAEAARWGDIVMVLVPDEVAGTLYANEIAPGLTPGKYLAFGHGFNIHFKRIVPEPTINVFMVAPKGPGHLVRSEFQKGRGVPCLLAVHQDPGGDTKQVGLAYAQAIGGTRAGVLETTFKDETETDLFGEQAVLCGGLTELIRAGYETLVEAGYPEEMAYFECVHEVKLIVDLIYEGGIANMRYSISNTAEYGDMTRGPRVITAESRAAMKQILADIQSGAFAKEWITEYECGMPHFNELRKAAAKHPIEEVGARLRALMPWLASNRLVDKSKN from the coding sequence ATGAAGGTTTACAAAGACTCAGACGCCAACCCGGAATTCCTCAAAGGGAAAAAAGTCGCCGTTATCGGCTACGGAAGCCAAGGCCACGCCCACGCTCAGAACCTGCGGGACAGCGGCATTGAAGTCGCCGTAGGGCTTCATCGCGGTGGTAGTTCATGGCCCAAGGCGGAAGCGGCCGGCTTCCCGGTCATGGAAACCGCAGAAGCGGCGCGCTGGGGCGATATCGTGATGGTGCTGGTTCCCGATGAAGTTGCCGGGACCCTTTATGCCAACGAAATTGCGCCGGGCCTAACGCCTGGAAAGTATCTAGCCTTCGGGCACGGCTTCAATATCCACTTCAAGCGGATCGTGCCCGAACCGACGATCAACGTGTTTATGGTGGCGCCTAAAGGGCCCGGTCACCTGGTGCGGAGCGAATTCCAAAAGGGACGTGGAGTGCCGTGCTTGCTCGCGGTGCACCAAGACCCCGGTGGAGACACCAAACAAGTCGGCCTTGCTTATGCCCAAGCCATTGGGGGCACGCGGGCTGGGGTGTTGGAGACGACCTTCAAGGACGAAACGGAAACCGACCTCTTTGGGGAGCAAGCCGTGCTGTGCGGAGGGCTGACGGAGCTCATCCGCGCTGGCTACGAAACCCTCGTGGAAGCGGGCTACCCGGAGGAGATGGCCTATTTCGAGTGCGTGCATGAAGTCAAACTGATCGTCGACCTGATTTACGAGGGTGGCATTGCCAATATGCGCTACTCGATTTCAAACACCGCAGAATATGGGGACATGACCCGGGGACCACGGGTGATTACCGCTGAGAGCCGAGCGGCGATGAAGCAAATCCTCGCCGACATTCAAAGCGGAGCCTTCGCCAAAGAGTGGATTACCGAGTACGAATGCGGGATGCCGCATTTCAACGAGCTGCGGAAGGCGGCGGCAAAACACCCCATCGAAGAGGTCGGTGCACGGCTTAGGGCGCTCATGCCGTGGTTGGCGAGCAACCGACTCGTCGATAAGAGCAAAAACTAA
- a CDS encoding alpha/beta hydrolase — protein MNLPPDVSLVFEQWQKRGHFFQLPEGHNIFVVQEGSGPDVVLVHGFPSSSHDFAAALPEILARGHRVLAWDHLGFGFSDKPSAPEVSYSLLDQARRAGEIVAAHGVRRARVIGHDMGLTVAVEMLCLQEEGKLPFEIDALVMCNGSHLIELARLTPIQYALMTDEGAAEFARTYDPERFAQGFKFLWADPSRTPEVDIRAIAYWIPWNHGLDVIGRIARYNVERRTYAKRWRDIFARSRVPFRVVWGDFDPIAVLAIGEKLAQLARTRCTLMPNVGHYPQMEAPEDWVDLVLSD, from the coding sequence ATGAACCTGCCGCCCGACGTAAGCCTGGTGTTCGAGCAGTGGCAAAAACGCGGCCATTTCTTCCAGCTTCCCGAGGGCCATAATATTTTCGTTGTTCAGGAGGGATCAGGGCCGGATGTCGTGCTTGTACACGGCTTCCCCTCGAGCAGCCACGACTTTGCTGCCGCCCTGCCCGAAATTTTGGCCCGCGGGCACAGAGTGCTCGCGTGGGATCACCTTGGCTTCGGGTTCTCCGACAAGCCCTCTGCGCCAGAGGTTTCTTACTCGCTGCTCGACCAGGCTCGTCGAGCAGGCGAGATTGTCGCGGCACACGGCGTGCGACGCGCGCGGGTGATCGGCCACGACATGGGCCTGACGGTGGCGGTAGAAATGCTGTGCCTGCAAGAGGAGGGCAAGCTCCCCTTCGAGATCGACGCATTGGTCATGTGTAACGGGAGCCATCTCATCGAGCTCGCCCGCCTCACCCCCATCCAATATGCGCTCATGACGGACGAGGGCGCTGCCGAGTTCGCCCGCACCTACGACCCTGAACGGTTTGCTCAAGGCTTCAAATTTCTGTGGGCGGATCCGAGCCGAACTCCCGAAGTGGACATCCGCGCAATCGCTTACTGGATCCCGTGGAACCATGGCTTGGACGTCATCGGGCGGATTGCCCGCTACAACGTAGAGCGGCGCACCTACGCTAAGCGCTGGCGTGACATCTTCGCGCGCAGCCGAGTTCCATTCCGGGTCGTCTGGGGCGACTTCGATCCCATCGCTGTGCTCGCCATCGGGGAGAAATTGGCGCAGCTAGCGCGCACGCGCTGCACGCTCATGCCCAACGTCGGCCACTATCCACAAATGGAAGCCCCCGAGGACTGGGTGGATTTGGTTCTGAGCGACTAG
- the ruvC gene encoding crossover junction endodeoxyribonuclease RuvC: MRVFGVDPSTVATGWGVVDGDPRRPLWVASGVVRCRGGMGTRLAKLHAELVRLLRKYRPQELSLEQGFAGNNVQAALRLGEARGVVLAAAGGFGIPVAEYAPATIKLAVTGDGRATKAQVQFMIQRLLGLPEPPAEDAADALAAAVCHLQIQPSRSLVRTRHKR, translated from the coding sequence ATGCGTGTCTTTGGTGTGGATCCCAGCACGGTGGCAACCGGCTGGGGGGTGGTCGACGGTGACCCACGCCGTCCACTGTGGGTGGCCAGCGGTGTCGTGCGGTGCCGCGGTGGGATGGGCACGCGGCTGGCCAAACTGCACGCCGAACTCGTACGGCTTTTGCGCAAGTATCGCCCGCAAGAGCTGAGTCTTGAACAAGGCTTCGCTGGCAATAACGTGCAGGCGGCGCTTCGTCTCGGAGAAGCACGGGGCGTGGTACTGGCGGCGGCCGGTGGCTTCGGAATTCCTGTCGCCGAATATGCGCCTGCCACGATTAAGCTGGCAGTCACGGGCGACGGCCGGGCAACGAAGGCGCAAGTGCAGTTTATGATCCAGCGCCTTCTCGGCTTGCCAGAACCGCCGGCGGAAGACGCCGCCGATGCCCTCGCTGCCGCTGTGTGCCATTTGCAAATCCAGCCAAGCCGCAGCCTCGTGCGTACCCGACACAAGAGGTAA
- a CDS encoding phosphatidylserine decarboxylase family protein → MGQVFANDTAPWKPLRILGLPLAREGIPHILATTLLTIVLGLFFGTLGTLFGLLLLAGVVNFFRDPERTPPDDPTAVVAPADGKVIQVADIEDQRFLRAPATRVSIFMSPLDVHVNRIPWGGRVVDVHYNPGKFFRAFADKASLDNEQTAVHVVDTDGHELWFVQIAGFIARRIVCRVEPGDEVVRGQRYGMILFGSRADLYFPAGTAEITVRAGDRTRAGETVVAQWR, encoded by the coding sequence GTGGGCCAAGTTTTCGCAAACGATACCGCCCCCTGGAAACCGTTGCGCATCTTAGGATTGCCGCTCGCGCGCGAGGGCATCCCTCATATTCTCGCCACGACGTTGTTGACCATCGTGCTCGGCCTCTTCTTTGGGACCCTCGGCACGCTTTTCGGTCTCCTCCTGCTTGCTGGAGTGGTGAATTTTTTTCGCGATCCGGAACGAACGCCGCCGGACGACCCGACCGCCGTGGTTGCACCAGCCGATGGCAAGGTAATTCAAGTGGCGGACATCGAAGATCAACGTTTCTTACGCGCCCCAGCCACGCGGGTGAGCATCTTCATGTCCCCGCTCGACGTGCACGTCAACCGGATTCCCTGGGGTGGCCGCGTGGTGGACGTTCATTACAATCCTGGGAAATTCTTTCGCGCTTTTGCGGACAAGGCTTCCCTAGACAACGAACAGACAGCTGTGCATGTGGTGGATACCGATGGCCATGAGCTCTGGTTCGTGCAGATTGCTGGCTTCATCGCGCGGCGAATCGTGTGCCGGGTCGAGCCCGGCGATGAGGTCGTGCGTGGCCAACGCTACGGGATGATTTTGTTCGGCTCTCGCGCTGACCTGTACTTCCCTGCAGGCACCGCAGAGATCACGGTGCGAGCCGGCGATCGCACGCGGGCGGGAGAAACGGTGGTCGCGCAATGGCGATAG
- the ruvA gene encoding Holliday junction branch migration protein RuvA, with the protein MIAWLAGRLAFKSPAQCIVDVHGVGYQVFLSLNGFCALPDVGAPVRLHIHTHVRADSLQLYGFVDAEERDLFLELLNVSGIGPRLALTILSGCSLSELRAALASGDVARLVAIPGVGKKMAARLVVELRERVTPPDADFATTNSAPELPAPIEEQAISALVNFGFKPAVAAEAVRQARSAGNHELEALIRDALRRAAA; encoded by the coding sequence ATGATCGCGTGGTTGGCGGGTAGGTTAGCATTCAAATCGCCTGCACAGTGCATCGTCGACGTCCACGGCGTCGGCTACCAAGTGTTCCTCTCGTTGAATGGCTTTTGCGCTCTTCCCGACGTCGGCGCACCCGTGCGACTCCACATACATACCCACGTCCGTGCAGATTCTCTACAACTGTATGGCTTTGTCGACGCCGAGGAGCGCGATTTGTTTCTCGAGCTGCTGAATGTGTCGGGCATCGGTCCACGTTTGGCGCTGACGATTTTGTCGGGCTGCTCGTTGAGCGAGCTACGCGCCGCGCTCGCGAGTGGGGACGTCGCCCGCCTGGTGGCAATCCCGGGTGTGGGAAAGAAAATGGCTGCCCGGCTCGTGGTCGAGTTGCGGGAGCGCGTCACTCCCCCGGACGCCGACTTCGCTACGACGAACTCCGCCCCTGAACTCCCCGCACCAATTGAAGAGCAAGCGATCTCAGCGCTGGTCAACTTTGGTTTCAAACCGGCGGTTGCGGCGGAAGCGGTGCGGCAGGCTCGCTCGGCAGGCAACCATGAGCTCGAAGCGCTCATTCGTGACGCCCTGCGGAGGGCGGCGGCATGA
- the frr gene encoding ribosome recycling factor, producing MPEVEAVLDKLKQELEGTVQALRRELARLRTGRATTALLDGISVDYYGARTPLNQVATLSAPEPRLLVIQPFDRSLLSEIERAIQQSDLGLNPVNDGKLIRVPIPELTEERRKELVRHVRKVCEEYRVSARNHRRDAVERLRSMLKNKEIAEDDERKALEKVEALTKSYIERIDQALKHKEAEIMEV from the coding sequence ATGCCGGAAGTCGAAGCGGTTCTCGACAAGTTGAAACAAGAGTTAGAAGGAACGGTCCAAGCCCTGCGGCGAGAGTTGGCACGTTTGCGCACTGGGAGGGCGACCACAGCGTTGTTGGACGGTATCAGTGTTGACTACTACGGCGCCCGCACTCCGCTCAATCAGGTTGCCACCCTCTCGGCACCCGAACCGCGCTTGTTGGTTATCCAGCCTTTCGATCGCTCTCTCCTTTCCGAGATCGAACGGGCCATCCAGCAATCGGACCTGGGCTTGAATCCCGTCAATGATGGAAAGCTTATCCGTGTTCCCATTCCCGAGCTCACTGAAGAGCGGCGCAAAGAGCTTGTGCGGCACGTGCGCAAGGTATGCGAGGAGTATCGTGTCTCCGCCCGAAATCACCGCCGCGACGCAGTGGAGCGGTTACGGTCGATGCTGAAGAACAAGGAGATTGCGGAAGACGATGAGCGTAAGGCCCTTGAAAAGGTAGAGGCGCTCACCAAGTCGTACATCGAGCGGATCGACCAGGCGCTCAAACACAAGGAAGCCGAAATCATGGAGGTGTAA
- the ilvN gene encoding acetolactate synthase small subunit, protein MRHTISVLVENEFGVLSRVAGLFSARAFNIESLTVAETLDPTVSRITLVTRGDDRVVEQIEKQLNKLIGVIYVSDFTGTAHVEREMALIKVRADESTRAEVMNIVDIFRGKVIDVGPKSFIVEVTGDEEKLSAFINLLRPLGILEIVRTGKVAMHRGARLLHPPAENSQREKEESIA, encoded by the coding sequence GTGAGGCATACGATTTCTGTTCTCGTCGAAAACGAATTTGGGGTGCTTTCCCGAGTTGCTGGACTCTTTAGCGCGCGGGCTTTCAACATCGAAAGCCTGACGGTAGCCGAAACCCTCGACCCTACCGTGTCCCGCATCACGTTAGTCACGCGCGGCGATGACCGAGTGGTCGAGCAAATCGAAAAGCAACTGAACAAGCTCATTGGCGTCATTTACGTCAGTGACTTCACAGGGACGGCACATGTTGAGCGGGAGATGGCGCTGATTAAAGTCCGGGCAGATGAAAGTACACGCGCCGAAGTGATGAATATCGTCGACATTTTCCGGGGAAAAGTGATCGATGTGGGGCCCAAGTCATTTATTGTTGAAGTCACTGGCGACGAGGAAAAGCTCAGCGCATTTATCAATCTCTTGCGCCCGTTAGGGATTTTGGAAATTGTCCGCACCGGCAAAGTCGCAATGCATCGCGGGGCACGCTTACTGCACCCTCCTGCGGAGAACAGTCAACGAGAAAAGGAAGAAAGCATCGCATGA
- a CDS encoding isoprenyl transferase: protein MPSRPLPENLDLNRLPRHVAIIMDGNGRWAQRRGLSRIEGHKRGKDSVRAVVEASRRIGIEYLSLFAFSTENWERPRREVDALMRLLRRYLRTELHRMMKNGIRLLAVGDLQRLPEGLQADLRATVDATRNNRDMTVVLAVSYGGREDIVQAARAIARAARAGEIDPEQIDAGTFANYLSTSGIPDPDLLIRTSGELRISNFFLWPLAYSEIYVTETLWPDFREADFYQALIAYQQRERRFGRVPAEPQRERLRAAR from the coding sequence GTGCCTTCTCGGCCGCTCCCTGAAAACCTCGATCTCAACCGTTTACCGCGTCATGTGGCCATCATCATGGATGGGAACGGCCGCTGGGCTCAGCGGCGCGGCTTGAGCCGGATCGAAGGCCACAAACGGGGGAAAGATTCGGTCCGCGCAGTGGTCGAGGCCAGCCGCCGGATCGGCATTGAGTACCTCAGTTTGTTTGCGTTCTCGACCGAGAATTGGGAACGACCTCGCCGAGAGGTAGATGCGTTGATGCGGCTCTTGCGCCGGTACTTGCGCACCGAGCTGCACCGCATGATGAAGAACGGCATTCGGCTTTTGGCCGTAGGCGATTTGCAGCGACTTCCAGAAGGCTTGCAGGCCGACCTGCGCGCGACCGTCGATGCTACCCGCAACAACCGCGACATGACTGTGGTCCTCGCTGTTAGCTACGGAGGTCGCGAGGATATCGTGCAGGCGGCACGCGCCATCGCTCGCGCTGCACGTGCGGGAGAGATCGACCCAGAACAAATCGATGCGGGGACGTTTGCGAACTACCTAAGCACTTCGGGAATCCCCGACCCAGATCTTCTCATCCGCACCAGTGGTGAGCTGCGAATCTCCAACTTCTTTCTCTGGCCTCTCGCGTACAGCGAAATTTACGTCACGGAAACACTTTGGCCCGACTTCCGCGAAGCCGATTTTTACCAAGCGCTCATCGCCTACCAGCAACGCGAGCGCCGGTTCGGCCGGGTGCCCGCAGAACCCCAACGGGAGCGCTTGCGTGCTGCGCGCTAG
- a CDS encoding DUF465 domain-containing protein, with the protein MERKDEELIQQLIGQDEELRRYYEEHLELERQLAELNRRLYLTPQQEVEKKRLQKLKLAGKDKIMEILARYRQSARPLSA; encoded by the coding sequence ATGGAACGGAAAGACGAAGAGTTGATCCAGCAGCTCATCGGCCAGGACGAGGAACTTCGGCGCTATTACGAGGAGCACCTGGAGCTCGAGCGCCAACTGGCAGAGCTGAACCGCCGGCTGTACCTGACCCCGCAGCAAGAGGTGGAAAAAAAGCGCCTGCAAAAGCTCAAGCTAGCGGGCAAGGATAAAATCATGGAAATCCTTGCGCGCTACCGCCAAAGTGCGCGACCCTTGAGCGCGTAG